The Rhizobium etli 8C-3 genome has a segment encoding these proteins:
- a CDS encoding ABC transporter permease, producing the protein MSGFLLNRLYQSLILLVIVSIIGFTILNLIPGGPLAQYGLDPGMTQEDLDRLKEQLGLNRPLWMQYLDWAWRLLQGDWGHSFRDGATVLSVIGRHLSATLLLMGSSTVIAIAIGTWIGIRGATHRYSAFDYLATVGAMVALSIPTFWFGLVGIYVFSLQLGWLPAGNMYTVGDGSLLNYLHHLILPSVVLALVHVAIWSRYMRTATLDVISQEFVKTARAKGLSERRILMKHVVGNALLPMITLAGMQLPSILTGALVTETVFTWPGMGRLFLDSLGYSDYPVVMGLLMFSAILVILGNLIADIAVAIVDPRIRMS; encoded by the coding sequence ATGAGCGGCTTCCTACTTAACCGGCTTTACCAGAGCCTCATCCTACTGGTGATAGTTTCGATCATCGGATTCACCATCCTGAATCTGATACCGGGCGGCCCGTTGGCGCAGTACGGCCTCGACCCCGGGATGACCCAGGAAGATCTCGACCGCCTCAAGGAACAGCTTGGGCTGAACCGCCCTCTTTGGATGCAGTACCTGGACTGGGCTTGGCGCCTGCTGCAGGGCGATTGGGGGCACTCGTTCCGGGATGGGGCAACGGTGTTGAGTGTCATCGGCCGTCACCTTTCCGCGACCCTGCTGTTGATGGGTTCTTCCACGGTGATAGCGATCGCAATCGGCACCTGGATTGGCATCCGTGGCGCCACGCACCGCTATTCGGCGTTTGACTATCTGGCCACTGTGGGGGCCATGGTGGCACTATCGATTCCGACCTTCTGGTTCGGATTGGTCGGTATCTATGTTTTTTCTCTGCAACTGGGTTGGCTGCCTGCCGGCAACATGTACACGGTTGGCGATGGCTCCCTTCTGAACTATCTGCACCATTTGATCCTGCCGAGCGTCGTGCTCGCTCTGGTCCATGTGGCGATTTGGAGCCGTTATATGCGGACGGCGACGCTTGATGTCATCAGCCAGGAATTTGTGAAGACTGCCCGTGCCAAGGGCTTGAGTGAACGCAGGATCCTGATGAAGCACGTCGTCGGCAATGCCCTGCTGCCCATGATCACGCTCGCGGGCATGCAACTTCCCAGCATCCTTACGGGGGCGCTTGTTACCGAAACGGTATTTACTTGGCCGGGAATGGGCCGGCTGTTTCTCGATAGTCTCGGATATAGCGATTATCCGGTGGTGATGGGATTGCTGATGTTCTCCGCAATACTTGTCATCCTGGGCAATCTGATCGCGGACATCGCCGTGGCGATCGTCGATCCCCGCATTCGGATGAGTTAA
- a CDS encoding NAD(P)/FAD-dependent oxidoreductase, whose translation MKEYKIAENDTPYWWEAAPVRPLPKQPLTKNLDIVIVGAGYAGLSAGLVLAREGRSVAAFDAMNPGEGASSRNGGITSGSIRPDYATITRRFGEEKAIAIEAEGKIAREFVYNLIKTEGLDCDFRLTGQFKGVVGFEDYEKTARSAELLAKKLGIEAYGVPYREQGKYIGTDFYRGGMVRMDIGGLHPAKFHAELLRVALASGLVIHSGTRVNSIEKEGSAFVVSTSAGAVRARQVLVCTDGYTDGAVPYLRRRLVPVRSRIIVTEELAPDVMARLMPKQMMMTEGRQLGFYYRPTPDGKRILLGGRDSSRRGDPIEPKLYLRNGLVNLFPELENVKLSHTWFGNVAMHRDMLPRIFEREGVVYATGFCGSGVVWAPWVGTRAAHKLLGHTEQARSAFDFRPPASIPLYSGNPWFMPAIIRGYRIQDQIAFYRARR comes from the coding sequence ATGAAAGAATATAAGATCGCCGAAAACGACACTCCATATTGGTGGGAGGCGGCGCCTGTAAGACCTTTGCCGAAGCAGCCTCTAACAAAGAACCTGGATATCGTGATCGTCGGTGCCGGTTATGCCGGCTTGTCGGCGGGCCTGGTTCTCGCGCGCGAAGGTCGGTCAGTAGCTGCGTTTGACGCGATGAATCCGGGCGAGGGAGCGTCGTCCCGCAACGGCGGGATTACGAGCGGAAGCATTCGTCCGGATTACGCGACCATCACGCGGCGGTTCGGCGAGGAAAAGGCGATCGCGATCGAGGCCGAGGGCAAGATCGCACGTGAATTCGTCTACAACCTGATCAAAACTGAAGGGCTAGATTGCGATTTCCGGCTTACGGGTCAATTCAAAGGCGTTGTGGGATTCGAAGATTATGAGAAGACTGCGCGCAGCGCTGAACTTTTGGCAAAAAAGCTCGGCATTGAAGCATATGGTGTACCTTACCGCGAACAAGGGAAGTATATCGGCACCGACTTCTATCGCGGCGGCATGGTGCGAATGGATATTGGGGGACTGCACCCGGCAAAATTCCATGCCGAATTGTTGCGCGTAGCACTTGCCTCCGGATTGGTGATCCATTCTGGAACTCGTGTGAATTCGATCGAAAAGGAGGGGTCAGCCTTCGTGGTGTCGACCTCCGCGGGGGCTGTACGGGCCCGTCAAGTTCTCGTGTGCACAGATGGGTACACAGACGGCGCAGTACCTTATCTGCGTCGCCGGCTGGTGCCGGTCCGAAGCCGTATCATCGTTACGGAAGAGCTTGCACCAGATGTCATGGCGCGCTTGATGCCGAAGCAGATGATGATGACGGAAGGCCGTCAGCTTGGATTCTATTACCGGCCCACGCCGGACGGAAAGCGCATTCTGCTCGGCGGCCGCGACAGCTCACGAAGGGGCGATCCCATTGAGCCCAAGCTCTATCTGCGCAACGGGCTTGTCAACCTGTTTCCGGAGCTGGAAAACGTCAAACTGTCCCACACTTGGTTTGGCAACGTTGCCATGCATCGCGACATGCTGCCCAGGATCTTCGAGCGGGAAGGGGTGGTCTATGCAACTGGCTTCTGCGGTTCAGGCGTGGTCTGGGCGCCGTGGGTGGGAACGCGCGCTGCTCACAAACTTCTGGGCCATACAGAGCAGGCCCGTTCGGCGTTTGATTTTCGGCCGCCCGCGTCAATTCCTCTCTACAGTGGCAATCCTTGGTTCATGCCTGCAATTATCCGAGGTTACCGGATCCAGGATCAGATAGCGTTCTATCGAGCACGCCGTTGA
- a CDS encoding peptide ABC transporter substrate-binding protein, translated as MTKVETTKQTYSRRETLRLMAAGGLAGLVAPNLLGSPAFGQTAPAKPTGRVVVGLSQEPTVFNPLMAHTEVDDAVHFSVFDALFRMDPQGVLQPNLAAEVPSQKNGGISQDGLLWHIRLRDDVRWHDGAPFTAEDVKFTLELITNPKFRAWRTSGHSLVRDIKVISPTEITWRMESVFAPYLSFLAETFMVPKHLLEKEADPNAAGFNQAPIGTGAFKWAQRIAGDHIELVANAEYFGEGPYLERLVFKYIPDMTVLYTQFKSGDIDLVDQAYITADHYAEASKLSDRVVTLEPGASVESIYLNLEKPQFKDPAVRQALYAAMDRKAIIDAIYYGVGNLTETFMPQQSYYYNPNLPAQEYNLDRARQILDEAGWVPGSDGVRAKDGVRLSFSNATTAGNNLREQVQQFLQQTFAEIGVEMTISNLPGAVMWGDFWLKSQFDSAISGVTYVIAADPDVTNRLHTRAIVAKGGKGSNTGQYSNPEVDALLEKGARTFDPEERRAIYFRVQEIVRQDLPFLPLFAYTNVFGRKEGLEGFKANANTRVASWHAAGWHWKS; from the coding sequence ATGACCAAGGTTGAAACGACTAAACAGACCTATTCTCGACGCGAGACCCTGCGCCTGATGGCAGCTGGGGGGCTCGCGGGCCTCGTCGCACCAAACCTTTTGGGGTCACCGGCCTTTGGCCAGACCGCCCCTGCCAAGCCGACCGGGCGCGTGGTCGTCGGGCTTTCGCAAGAGCCTACTGTCTTCAATCCGCTGATGGCGCATACCGAGGTTGACGACGCCGTGCATTTCTCGGTGTTTGATGCGCTGTTTCGAATGGACCCCCAAGGCGTCCTCCAGCCCAATCTCGCGGCCGAAGTACCAAGCCAGAAGAATGGCGGCATCTCGCAGGACGGCCTGCTGTGGCACATTCGTCTGCGCGACGACGTCCGCTGGCACGATGGTGCGCCCTTTACGGCGGAAGATGTGAAGTTCACTCTCGAACTCATCACCAACCCCAAATTCCGAGCATGGCGCACGAGCGGCCATTCATTAGTGCGTGATATCAAGGTGATCTCACCCACGGAGATCACCTGGCGGATGGAGTCCGTTTTCGCGCCCTACTTGTCGTTTCTCGCCGAGACCTTCATGGTGCCGAAGCACCTTCTCGAGAAGGAGGCAGATCCGAACGCCGCCGGCTTCAATCAAGCGCCTATTGGCACTGGAGCATTCAAGTGGGCGCAACGCATCGCTGGCGATCATATCGAACTCGTCGCGAACGCGGAATATTTCGGGGAAGGTCCTTATCTCGAGCGGCTCGTCTTCAAATACATTCCGGACATGACGGTGCTCTACACCCAGTTCAAGAGCGGCGATATCGACCTTGTCGACCAAGCTTACATTACCGCCGACCACTACGCGGAAGCCAGTAAATTGTCGGATCGCGTAGTGACCCTGGAACCGGGGGCGTCGGTCGAGTCGATTTATCTCAACCTTGAGAAACCGCAATTCAAGGATCCGGCGGTTCGCCAGGCTCTCTATGCCGCTATGGACAGAAAAGCGATTATCGATGCGATCTATTATGGCGTAGGTAACCTCACCGAGACCTTCATGCCGCAGCAATCCTACTACTACAATCCGAACCTCCCGGCACAGGAGTACAACCTGGACCGGGCGCGCCAAATCCTCGATGAGGCGGGCTGGGTGCCCGGATCGGATGGAGTGCGCGCCAAGGATGGCGTTCGCTTGTCGTTTTCCAATGCAACAACGGCAGGCAACAATCTGCGTGAACAAGTGCAGCAATTCCTGCAGCAGACCTTTGCCGAAATCGGGGTGGAGATGACCATATCAAACCTGCCTGGAGCAGTGATGTGGGGCGATTTCTGGCTCAAATCGCAGTTCGACTCGGCAATCTCAGGTGTGACCTATGTCATCGCGGCGGACCCCGACGTGACGAACCGCCTGCACACCCGCGCGATTGTCGCGAAAGGCGGAAAAGGATCAAATACCGGCCAATACTCCAACCCGGAGGTAGACGCGCTGCTCGAAAAGGGTGCCCGTACGTTTGACCCCGAAGAGCGAAGGGCAATTTACTTCCGCGTGCAGGAAATCGTCCGTCAGGACCTGCCGTTCCTGCCGCTGTTTGCGTACACCAACGTGTTCGGCCGTAAGGAAGGACTAGAGGGCTTCAAGGCGAACGCCAACACCCGCGTGGCATCTTGGCATGCCGCCGGATGGCATTGGAAGAGCTGA
- a CDS encoding ABC transporter permease, with protein MTAIAANPGSDRWWNSRAAHRFMSHHLALLGMAMILALTLACVLGPYILPYDSLYIDLRARFAGPFTGHHYLGTDPLGRDIAARLFMAGRISLLVGFSAMLLSTLVGTIVGVIAGYRGGWIGAALMRTVDGFLAFPSIFLVLALAAALKPSAIMITVVIAASSWMEVARIVETEVRSLREREFVQAGRMLGLSRTHIMFREILPNAIGPIIVASTLTIARAILMEAYISFLGYGIQPPLPSWGNMLNGAQQYLGTAPWLAIIPGAAITIAVTSFNFIGDGLRDALDVRGDHG; from the coding sequence ATGACCGCTATTGCTGCAAATCCCGGGTCGGACCGTTGGTGGAACAGCCGCGCTGCACACCGCTTCATGAGCCATCATCTCGCACTGCTGGGGATGGCGATGATTTTGGCTCTGACGCTTGCATGCGTCCTTGGACCGTACATTCTTCCTTATGACTCTCTTTATATTGACCTTCGTGCGCGCTTCGCTGGTCCGTTCACCGGTCATCATTATCTCGGTACTGACCCTCTCGGGCGGGATATCGCGGCGCGGCTATTCATGGCCGGCCGGATCTCGCTGCTCGTCGGCTTTTCCGCAATGCTCCTGTCCACTCTCGTCGGGACGATCGTCGGTGTGATCGCGGGATATCGCGGCGGCTGGATCGGGGCGGCGCTGATGCGCACAGTGGACGGTTTCCTCGCCTTCCCTTCGATCTTCCTCGTGCTTGCGCTTGCCGCCGCACTCAAACCAAGCGCGATCATGATCACCGTTGTTATCGCCGCCAGCAGCTGGATGGAGGTGGCGCGCATCGTCGAGACAGAGGTTCGCTCGCTCCGTGAAAGGGAATTCGTTCAGGCTGGGCGGATGCTGGGTCTGAGCCGAACGCATATCATGTTCCGCGAGATCCTGCCCAACGCAATCGGTCCGATCATTGTTGCTTCGACGTTGACCATCGCGCGAGCCATCCTGATGGAGGCGTATATCAGCTTCCTCGGTTATGGCATTCAGCCGCCTCTTCCAAGCTGGGGCAACATGTTGAATGGAGCACAGCAGTATCTCGGGACCGCCCCCTGGCTCGCGATCATTCCGGGTGCGGCAATCACGATTGCCGTCACCAGCTTCAATTTTATCGGAGATGGGCTGCGTGACGCGCTTGATGTGCGGGGCGACCACGGCTGA
- a CDS encoding ABC transporter ATP-binding protein encodes MTASIQTLGANEVALSVRGLSISLPKGMERAFAVENISFNLKRGEILCIIGESGSGKSVTANTIMGLLPKVIPVSAGAIHLDGTAIVGASPEQLRDLRGRVVSMIFQDPLSALNPLMTVGEQVTEVMAAHNVGTSASRRSRALELLTEVGLPDPELMYHQYPFRLSGGQRQRVMIAMALALEPKILIADEPTTALDVTTQAQILKLIRDIQRRKGMSVMFITHDFGVVAEIADSVVVMEKGHIVEQGSAEQVLKAPRHPYTQRLVAAVPHLSGRDRAHEDAAPAKPVIRVEGLVKTYRSSGVFFGKKRIVTAVNDVSFDLAPGRTLGIVGESGSGKSSLGRLLIKLMDGDGGRILFDGHDIAKLSEGAFRPLRPRIQMIFQDPFASLNPRSTIGQILTVGPVAHGTPYAQAREEARALLSHVGLDAGAFGRYPHEFSGGQRQRIGIARALMFKPKLLIADEAVSALDVSIQAQILKLLDQIQRETGVAMIFITHDLRVASQISDEIAVMQKGRIVERGPPSQIFLDPQSAYTRELVAAIPGERVNTAPATASNS; translated from the coding sequence ATGACCGCCAGCATCCAGACTTTGGGCGCGAACGAGGTGGCGCTCTCCGTGCGCGGCCTGAGTATCAGCCTTCCGAAAGGGATGGAGCGGGCATTCGCTGTCGAGAATATCTCGTTCAATCTAAAGCGCGGAGAGATCTTGTGCATCATCGGCGAGTCCGGTTCGGGCAAATCGGTGACCGCCAACACGATCATGGGCTTGCTGCCGAAGGTGATACCGGTGTCGGCAGGCGCGATTCATCTCGACGGCACGGCCATCGTGGGGGCTTCTCCCGAACAGCTCAGGGATTTGCGCGGTCGTGTCGTTTCGATGATCTTCCAGGATCCGCTATCGGCTTTGAACCCGCTGATGACGGTCGGTGAGCAGGTCACCGAAGTCATGGCAGCGCACAATGTTGGAACGTCGGCATCGCGCCGGAGCCGTGCTCTTGAACTGTTGACTGAAGTGGGATTGCCGGACCCGGAATTGATGTACCACCAGTATCCGTTCCGGCTATCGGGTGGGCAGCGCCAGCGCGTTATGATCGCGATGGCCTTGGCACTCGAGCCTAAGATCCTGATTGCGGACGAGCCGACGACGGCCCTGGATGTAACCACTCAAGCCCAGATCCTGAAACTGATCCGCGACATCCAGCGACGCAAGGGCATGAGTGTGATGTTCATCACCCACGATTTCGGGGTTGTCGCAGAGATCGCCGACAGCGTGGTCGTAATGGAAAAGGGCCATATCGTCGAACAAGGAAGTGCGGAGCAGGTGCTGAAGGCGCCCCGTCATCCCTATACACAGCGCCTCGTTGCAGCTGTCCCCCATCTCAGCGGCAGGGATCGCGCACATGAGGACGCCGCTCCCGCCAAGCCGGTCATTAGGGTCGAAGGTCTGGTCAAGACCTATCGAAGCAGCGGTGTGTTTTTCGGCAAGAAGCGGATCGTTACCGCCGTGAACGATGTTTCCTTCGACCTGGCGCCCGGCCGCACATTGGGGATCGTCGGTGAGAGCGGCTCGGGCAAGTCTTCGCTCGGGCGGCTGTTGATCAAGCTGATGGACGGTGACGGTGGGCGGATACTGTTTGACGGCCACGATATCGCCAAGCTTTCCGAAGGGGCTTTCCGCCCCTTGCGGCCGCGGATCCAGATGATCTTCCAGGATCCGTTTGCGTCCTTGAATCCGCGTTCGACGATCGGGCAGATTCTGACTGTCGGCCCCGTCGCCCACGGGACGCCGTATGCCCAGGCTCGGGAGGAGGCGAGGGCGCTGCTGTCCCATGTGGGACTCGATGCAGGTGCCTTCGGTCGATATCCCCACGAATTTTCCGGTGGGCAGCGCCAGCGCATCGGTATAGCGCGGGCCTTGATGTTCAAGCCGAAGCTTCTCATCGCCGACGAGGCCGTATCCGCCCTCGATGTGTCAATCCAGGCCCAGATCCTGAAACTTCTGGACCAAATCCAGCGAGAAACCGGCGTGGCCATGATCTTCATCACTCACGATCTGCGGGTGGCAAGTCAGATTTCTGATGAGATCGCAGTAATGCAGAAGGGACGGATCGTCGAGCGCGGCCCGCCCTCGCAGATATTTCTGGATCCGCAGTCCGCCTACACGCGCGAGTTGGTCGCAGCCATTCCCGGAGAGCGGGTGAATACCGCCCCGGCTACCGCGTCCAATTCTTGA
- a CDS encoding NAD-dependent succinate-semialdehyde dehydrogenase, with protein MHQLKDKDLFRQVGLIDGTWVKASSSKTIDVIDPASQTTIGTVPDMGQAETRAAIDAAAKAFKSWKKKTHAERAALLERWHALMIENLEDLALLLTLEQGKPLDEARVEIRYGASFVKWFAEEARRIGGHTIPSPTADRRIVVLKEAVGVCAIVTPWNFPNAMITRKVAPALAAGCTVVIKPSEFTPLSALALGVLAERAGIPRGVINIVTGMPAEIGNEMMANETVRKISFTGSTRVGSLLMRGAADSVKRLSLELGGNAPFIVFDDADLDLAVEGAIASKFRNGGQTCVCANRILVQAGVYDAFAEKLGARVNAMKVGPGVEAGIDIGPMINAAAIEKIDRHVEDAVAKGATISARGRSLDGKQYATPIVLTGATTDMLLATEETFGPVAPLFRFETEEEAIEIANGTPFGLAAYFYTESLKRSWRVGEALEFGMVGLNTGAISTEVAPFGGVKQSGLGREGAQAGIEEYLEMKSFHIGGLV; from the coding sequence ATGCATCAGTTGAAAGACAAGGATCTATTTCGGCAAGTCGGCCTGATCGACGGCACCTGGGTGAAAGCCAGCTCCTCAAAGACGATTGACGTCATCGACCCCGCCAGCCAGACGACTATAGGTACCGTCCCAGATATGGGACAGGCTGAGACACGTGCTGCGATCGACGCGGCGGCAAAGGCATTCAAGAGTTGGAAGAAGAAGACCCACGCCGAACGCGCCGCCTTGCTTGAGCGCTGGCATGCGCTGATGATCGAGAATCTCGAGGATCTTGCCCTGCTCCTCACCCTCGAGCAAGGCAAGCCGCTCGATGAAGCACGCGTCGAGATCCGTTACGGTGCTTCCTTCGTCAAATGGTTTGCTGAAGAAGCCCGTCGCATCGGTGGTCACACTATTCCGTCGCCTACAGCAGATCGCCGGATCGTCGTACTAAAGGAGGCGGTCGGCGTTTGCGCGATCGTCACACCTTGGAACTTCCCCAACGCGATGATTACCCGCAAGGTGGCTCCCGCCTTGGCCGCGGGATGCACCGTTGTCATTAAGCCATCGGAGTTCACTCCGCTCTCGGCGCTCGCCCTCGGTGTCCTTGCGGAGCGGGCCGGCATTCCCCGTGGTGTCATCAACATCGTCACCGGCATGCCGGCCGAAATCGGCAATGAAATGATGGCGAATGAAACGGTGCGGAAAATCTCCTTCACCGGCTCCACACGCGTCGGTTCGCTCCTGATGCGCGGCGCCGCAGACAGCGTGAAGCGGTTGAGTCTCGAGCTCGGCGGAAACGCACCCTTCATCGTCTTCGATGATGCCGATCTCGATCTTGCCGTCGAAGGCGCCATCGCCTCGAAGTTCCGCAATGGCGGTCAGACCTGCGTCTGCGCCAACCGCATACTGGTACAGGCCGGCGTCTACGACGCCTTTGCCGAGAAGCTGGGCGCCCGGGTCAATGCAATGAAAGTCGGTCCAGGCGTCGAGGCCGGCATCGACATCGGTCCGATGATCAACGCGGCGGCCATAGAAAAAATCGATCGTCACGTGGAAGATGCGGTTGCAAAGGGCGCCACTATTTCGGCCCGCGGTCGCTCGTTGGATGGTAAGCAATATGCAACGCCGATCGTGCTCACCGGCGCAACCACCGACATGCTGCTGGCCACCGAAGAGACCTTCGGCCCTGTTGCCCCGTTGTTCCGGTTCGAAACGGAAGAGGAGGCGATCGAGATCGCCAACGGGACACCATTTGGACTCGCGGCCTATTTCTACACCGAGAGCCTGAAACGCTCCTGGCGCGTGGGCGAGGCGCTGGAATTCGGCATGGTCGGCCTCAACACTGGTGCGATTTCGACCGAAGTGGCTCCCTTCGGCGGCGTCAAGCAATCTGGTCTTGGACGCGAAGGCGCTCAGGCAGGCATTGAGGAATACCTGGAAATGAAGAGCTTCCACATCGGCGGACTGGTTTAA